Proteins found in one Anabas testudineus chromosome 1, fAnaTes1.2, whole genome shotgun sequence genomic segment:
- the pou4f2 gene encoding POU domain, class 4, transcription factor 2 isoform X1, which yields MMMMSLNSKQPFAMAHTSLPEPKYSSLHSSSSSTLTSNAPSSSCSSSRHSSTIISSSSSSSEAMRRACLPTPPSNIFGGLDESLLARAEALAAVDIVSQTKSHHHPPHHSPFKPDATYHTMNTLPCTSSSSSSSSVPISHPSALAGHHHHHHHHHHHQPHQALEGDLLDHITPGLALGAMAGPDGSVVSTPAHPAHMAGMNHMHQAAINMAHAHGLPPHMGMNDVDADPRDLEAFAERFKQRRIKLGVTQADVGAALASLKIPGVGSLSQSTICRFESLTLSHNNMIALKPILQAWLEEAEKSHREKLNKPELFNGAEKKRKRTSIAAPEKRSLEAYFAIQPRPSSEKIAAIAEKLDLKKNVVRVWFCNQRQKQKRMKYSACV from the exons atgatgatgatgtctcTGAACAGCAAGCAGCCTTTTGCCATGGCCCACACCAGCTTGCCCGAACCCAAGTACTCCTCGTTGcattcctcctcatcctccactTTGACTTCCAATgcaccttcctcctcctgctcgtCCTCCCGACACAGCAGCaccatcatcagcagcagcagcagcagctcggaGGCGATGCGCCGAGCCTGTCTCCCAACCCCACCG AGCAATATATTCGGAGGCTTGGATGAGAGTTTGTTGGCCCGGGCTGAAGCTCTAGCGGCGGTGGATATAGTCTCGCAGACCAAGAGCCACCACCACCCTCCACATCACAGTCCCTTCAAGCCGGACGCAACCTACCACACCATGAACACTCTCCCCTGCACCTCgtcgtcctcttcctcctcctcggtGCCTATTTCTCATCCGTCCGCCCTGGCCggccaccaccatcaccaccaccatcaccaccaccatcagccTCATCAGGCACTGGAGGGGGACCTGCTGGACCACATCACCCCAGGACTGGCACTAGGAGCCATGGCTGGACCGGATGGCTCGGTGGTTTCCACGCCTGCGCACCCTGCCCACATGGCGGGCATGAACCACATGCACCAGGCAGCCATCAACATGGCTCATGCCCACGGGCTACCACCGCATATGGGCATGAACGATGTGGACGCCGATCCAAGGGACTTGGAAGCCTTCGCAGAGAGGTTTAAGCAAAGACGGATCAAACTCGGGGTTACCCAGGCGGATGTAGGGGCAGCTTTAGCCAGCTTGAAGATACCTGGAGTGGGCTCCCTCAGCCAAAGCACCATCTGCCGATTCGAGTCCCTCACGCTCTCTCACAACAACATGATTGCTTTGAAGCCCATCCTGCAAGCGTGGCTAGAAGAAGCCGAGAAATCACACAGGGAGAAACTTAATAAACCCGAGTTGTTCAACGGCGcggagaaaaagaggaagcgCACGTCGATAGCTGCGCCGGAGAAGAGATCACTGGAGGCCTATTTTGCCATTCAGCCGCGTCCCTCCTCGGAGAAAATCGCAGCAATCGCAGAAAAGCTGGACCTGAAAAAGAACGTGGTGCGGGTCTGGTTTTGCAACCAGCGACAGAAACAGAAACGAATGAAATACTCTGCATGCGTCTAG
- the pou4f2 gene encoding POU domain, class 4, transcription factor 2 isoform X3, with protein sequence MMMMSLNSKQPFAMAHTSLPEPKYSSSSSSEAMRRACLPTPPVLMCAFYLQLQSNIFGGLDESLLARAEALAAVDIVSQTKSHHHPPHHSPFKPDATYHTMNTLPCTSSSSSSSSVPISHPSALAGHHHHHHHHHHHQPHQALEGDLLDHITPGLALGAMAGPDGSVVSTPAHPAHMAGMNHMHQAAINMAHAHGLPPHMGMNDVDADPRDLEAFAERFKQRRIKLGVTQADVGAALASLKIPGVGSLSQSTICRFESLTLSHNNMIALKPILQAWLEEAEKSHREKLNKPELFNGAEKKRKRTSIAAPEKRSLEAYFAIQPRPSSEKIAAIAEKLDLKKNVVRVWFCNQRQKQKRMKYSACV encoded by the exons atgatgatgatgtctcTGAACAGCAAGCAGCCTTTTGCCATGGCCCACACCAGCTTGCCCGAACCCAAGTACTCCTC cagcagcagctcggaGGCGATGCGCCGAGCCTGTCTCCCAACCCCACCGGTAC TAATGTGTGCATTCTATTTGCAATTGCAGAGCAATATATTCGGAGGCTTGGATGAGAGTTTGTTGGCCCGGGCTGAAGCTCTAGCGGCGGTGGATATAGTCTCGCAGACCAAGAGCCACCACCACCCTCCACATCACAGTCCCTTCAAGCCGGACGCAACCTACCACACCATGAACACTCTCCCCTGCACCTCgtcgtcctcttcctcctcctcggtGCCTATTTCTCATCCGTCCGCCCTGGCCggccaccaccatcaccaccaccatcaccaccaccatcagccTCATCAGGCACTGGAGGGGGACCTGCTGGACCACATCACCCCAGGACTGGCACTAGGAGCCATGGCTGGACCGGATGGCTCGGTGGTTTCCACGCCTGCGCACCCTGCCCACATGGCGGGCATGAACCACATGCACCAGGCAGCCATCAACATGGCTCATGCCCACGGGCTACCACCGCATATGGGCATGAACGATGTGGACGCCGATCCAAGGGACTTGGAAGCCTTCGCAGAGAGGTTTAAGCAAAGACGGATCAAACTCGGGGTTACCCAGGCGGATGTAGGGGCAGCTTTAGCCAGCTTGAAGATACCTGGAGTGGGCTCCCTCAGCCAAAGCACCATCTGCCGATTCGAGTCCCTCACGCTCTCTCACAACAACATGATTGCTTTGAAGCCCATCCTGCAAGCGTGGCTAGAAGAAGCCGAGAAATCACACAGGGAGAAACTTAATAAACCCGAGTTGTTCAACGGCGcggagaaaaagaggaagcgCACGTCGATAGCTGCGCCGGAGAAGAGATCACTGGAGGCCTATTTTGCCATTCAGCCGCGTCCCTCCTCGGAGAAAATCGCAGCAATCGCAGAAAAGCTGGACCTGAAAAAGAACGTGGTGCGGGTCTGGTTTTGCAACCAGCGACAGAAACAGAAACGAATGAAATACTCTGCATGCGTCTAG
- the pou4f2 gene encoding POU domain, class 4, transcription factor 2 isoform X2 — protein MMMMSLNSKQPFAMAHTSLPEPKYSSSSSSSEAMRRACLPTPPVLMCAFYLQLQSNIFGGLDESLLARAEALAAVDIVSQTKSHHHPPHHSPFKPDATYHTMNTLPCTSSSSSSSSVPISHPSALAGHHHHHHHHHHHQPHQALEGDLLDHITPGLALGAMAGPDGSVVSTPAHPAHMAGMNHMHQAAINMAHAHGLPPHMGMNDVDADPRDLEAFAERFKQRRIKLGVTQADVGAALASLKIPGVGSLSQSTICRFESLTLSHNNMIALKPILQAWLEEAEKSHREKLNKPELFNGAEKKRKRTSIAAPEKRSLEAYFAIQPRPSSEKIAAIAEKLDLKKNVVRVWFCNQRQKQKRMKYSACV, from the exons atgatgatgatgtctcTGAACAGCAAGCAGCCTTTTGCCATGGCCCACACCAGCTTGCCCGAACCCAAGTACTCCTC cagcagcagcagctcggaGGCGATGCGCCGAGCCTGTCTCCCAACCCCACCGGTAC TAATGTGTGCATTCTATTTGCAATTGCAGAGCAATATATTCGGAGGCTTGGATGAGAGTTTGTTGGCCCGGGCTGAAGCTCTAGCGGCGGTGGATATAGTCTCGCAGACCAAGAGCCACCACCACCCTCCACATCACAGTCCCTTCAAGCCGGACGCAACCTACCACACCATGAACACTCTCCCCTGCACCTCgtcgtcctcttcctcctcctcggtGCCTATTTCTCATCCGTCCGCCCTGGCCggccaccaccatcaccaccaccatcaccaccaccatcagccTCATCAGGCACTGGAGGGGGACCTGCTGGACCACATCACCCCAGGACTGGCACTAGGAGCCATGGCTGGACCGGATGGCTCGGTGGTTTCCACGCCTGCGCACCCTGCCCACATGGCGGGCATGAACCACATGCACCAGGCAGCCATCAACATGGCTCATGCCCACGGGCTACCACCGCATATGGGCATGAACGATGTGGACGCCGATCCAAGGGACTTGGAAGCCTTCGCAGAGAGGTTTAAGCAAAGACGGATCAAACTCGGGGTTACCCAGGCGGATGTAGGGGCAGCTTTAGCCAGCTTGAAGATACCTGGAGTGGGCTCCCTCAGCCAAAGCACCATCTGCCGATTCGAGTCCCTCACGCTCTCTCACAACAACATGATTGCTTTGAAGCCCATCCTGCAAGCGTGGCTAGAAGAAGCCGAGAAATCACACAGGGAGAAACTTAATAAACCCGAGTTGTTCAACGGCGcggagaaaaagaggaagcgCACGTCGATAGCTGCGCCGGAGAAGAGATCACTGGAGGCCTATTTTGCCATTCAGCCGCGTCCCTCCTCGGAGAAAATCGCAGCAATCGCAGAAAAGCTGGACCTGAAAAAGAACGTGGTGCGGGTCTGGTTTTGCAACCAGCGACAGAAACAGAAACGAATGAAATACTCTGCATGCGTCTAG